One Phocaeicola dorei genomic region harbors:
- the rplM gene encoding 50S ribosomal protein L13, with the protein MDTLSYKTISANKETAHKEWVVVDATDQVVGRLGSKVAKLLRGKYKPDFTPHADCGDNVIIINADKVKFTGNKWNDKVYLRYTGYPGGQREMTPAQLMKKPNGEEKLLKRVVKGMLPKNRLGAQLLGNLYVYAGSEHKHEAQTPKSIDINSLK; encoded by the coding sequence GTGGATACTTTAAGTTACAAGACCATTTCTGCAAACAAAGAAACAGCTCATAAAGAATGGGTTGTTGTCGACGCAACCGATCAGGTCGTAGGCCGTCTCGGTTCGAAAGTTGCGAAACTGTTGAGAGGAAAGTACAAACCAGACTTTACCCCTCATGCTGACTGCGGTGATAATGTTATTATCATTAATGCAGACAAAGTGAAATTTACCGGAAACAAGTGGAACGACAAGGTTTACTTGCGCTATACAGGTTATCCCGGTGGTCAGAGAGAAATGACTCCTGCTCAGTTGATGAAGAAACCTAACGGTGAAGAAAAACTGTTGAAGAGAGTAGTAAAGGGTATGCTTCCTAAAAATCGTCTGGGAGCACAGTTGCTGGGCAATTTGTATGTTTACGCTGGTAGTGAACACAAACATGAGGCTCAGACTCCGAAATCAATTGATATAAACTCACTTAAATAA
- the rpsI gene encoding 30S ribosomal protein S9 encodes MEVVNALGRRKRAVARVFVSEGTGKITINKRDLAQYFPSTILQYVVKQPLNKLEAAEKYDIKVNLYGGGFTGQSQALRLAIARALVKINPEDKTALRSEGFMTRDSRSVERKKPGQPKARRRFQFSKR; translated from the coding sequence ATGGAAGTAGTAAATGCATTAGGCAGACGTAAACGCGCCGTCGCACGCGTGTTCGTAAGCGAAGGTACAGGAAAGATTACTATTAACAAGAGAGACCTTGCACAGTACTTTCCATCAACTATTCTTCAGTATGTAGTAAAACAGCCTTTGAACAAGCTAGAGGCTGCTGAAAAATATGATATCAAAGTAAATCTTTACGGTGGTGGTTTTACAGGACAGTCACAGGCTTTGCGTCTGGCTATCGCTCGTGCGCTGGTTAAAATCAACCCTGAAGATAAAACGGCTCTTCGTTCAGAAGGCTTCATGACACGTGACTCTCGTTCTGTAGAACGTAAGAAACCGGGTCAGCCCAAAGCACGTCGTAGATTCCAGTTCAGTAAACGTTAA
- the rpsB gene encoding 30S ribosomal protein S2, with translation MSRTNFDTLLEAGCHFGHLKRKWNPSMAPYIFMERNGIHIIDLHKTVAKVDEAADALKQIAKSGKKVLFVATKKQAKQVVAEKAASVNMPYVIERWPGGMLTNFPTIRKAVKKMATIDKLTNDGTYSNLSKREVLQISRQRAKLEKNLGSIADLTRLPSALFVVDVLKENIAVREANRLGIPVFAIVDTNSDPSNVDFVIPANDDATKSVEVILDACCGAIAEGLEERKAEKVDMEAAGENAPKGAGKKKNTKARMDKAEEEAINAAKAAAFLKEDEEA, from the coding sequence ATGTCTAGAACTAATTTCGATACATTATTGGAAGCCGGTTGCCACTTCGGACACCTTAAGAGAAAGTGGAATCCCTCAATGGCTCCTTATATTTTCATGGAACGCAATGGTATCCATATCATTGACCTCCATAAAACAGTTGCTAAAGTAGATGAAGCTGCTGATGCACTGAAACAAATCGCAAAATCAGGTAAGAAAGTCCTGTTTGTTGCTACTAAGAAACAAGCTAAACAAGTAGTAGCTGAGAAAGCTGCTTCTGTAAATATGCCTTATGTAATAGAGCGTTGGCCGGGTGGTATGTTGACTAACTTCCCGACTATCCGTAAGGCTGTGAAGAAAATGGCTACTATCGATAAGTTGACCAACGATGGTACTTATTCAAACCTTTCTAAGAGAGAAGTCCTGCAAATTTCTCGTCAGCGTGCTAAATTGGAAAAGAACTTAGGTTCTATTGCTGATTTGACTCGTTTGCCGTCAGCACTGTTCGTTGTCGATGTGTTGAAAGAAAACATTGCAGTTCGTGAAGCTAACCGCTTGGGTATCCCTGTATTTGCTATCGTTGATACAAATTCAGATCCTTCAAACGTAGACTTCGTGATTCCTGCAAACGATGATGCTACTAAGTCTGTAGAAGTGATCTTGGATGCTTGTTGTGGCGCTATCGCTGAAGGTTTGGAAGAAAGAAAAGCTGAAAAAGTAGATATGGAAGCTGCCGGTGAAAATGCTCCTAAGGGTGCTGGTAAGAAGAAAAATACCAAGGCTCGTATGGATAAAGCCGAAGAAGAAGCTATCAATGCTGCTAAGGCTGCCGCTTTCTTGAAAGAAGACGAAGAAGCTTAA
- the tsf gene encoding translation elongation factor Ts, with product MAVTMAEITKLRKISGAGMMDCKNALTEANGDIDKAMEIIRKKGQAVAAKRSDREASEGCVLAKKDGEFAAIIALKCETDFVAKNADFIALTQAILDAAVANRCKTLEEVKALPMGNGTVQDAVTDRSGITGEKMELDGYNVVEGAYTSIYNHQGNNQLCTIVAMNKEAEAAAHGVAMQIAAMNPIAIDEAGVPESVKEAEIQVAIDKTKKEQVDKAVEVALKKAGINPAHVDSEEHMESNKAKGWITDEDIAKAKEIIATVSAEKAANLPQQMIENIAKGRLGKFLKEVCLLNQEDIMDGKKTVREVLKEADPELQIVAFKRFTLRAE from the coding sequence ATGGCTGTAACTATGGCTGAAATAACCAAGCTTCGTAAGATTAGTGGAGCTGGTATGATGGATTGCAAGAACGCCTTGACTGAAGCAAACGGCGATATCGATAAAGCGATGGAAATTATTCGTAAAAAAGGACAGGCTGTTGCTGCAAAACGTTCTGACCGTGAAGCATCTGAAGGTTGTGTGCTGGCAAAAAAGGATGGCGAATTTGCTGCTATCATCGCTTTGAAATGCGAAACCGACTTCGTTGCTAAAAACGCTGATTTCATAGCTTTGACTCAAGCTATTCTGGATGCTGCTGTTGCCAACAGGTGTAAGACTTTGGAAGAAGTAAAGGCTTTGCCTATGGGTAACGGTACTGTACAAGATGCAGTAACAGACCGTAGTGGTATCACTGGTGAAAAAATGGAATTGGATGGTTACAATGTGGTTGAAGGTGCTTATACTTCTATTTATAACCACCAGGGAAATAACCAGCTTTGTACTATTGTTGCAATGAATAAAGAAGCTGAAGCTGCCGCTCACGGAGTTGCTATGCAGATTGCTGCTATGAATCCTATTGCAATTGATGAAGCCGGTGTTCCTGAATCTGTAAAAGAAGCTGAAATACAGGTAGCTATTGACAAGACTAAGAAAGAACAAGTAGACAAGGCTGTTGAAGTTGCCTTGAAGAAGGCTGGTATCAACCCTGCACACGTAGACAGCGAAGAACATATGGAAAGTAACAAGGCTAAGGGCTGGATCACTGACGAAGATATTGCCAAAGCTAAAGAAATCATTGCTACTGTTTCTGCTGAAAAAGCTGCTAACTTGCCACAACAGATGATTGAAAACATTGCTAAAGGTCGTCTGGGCAAGTTCTTGAAGGAAGTTTGCTTGCTGAACCAAGAGGATATCATGGATGGTAAGAAGACTGTAAGAGAAGTGTTGAAGGAAGCTGATCCTGAATTGCAGATCGTTGCTTTCAAACGTTTCACTTTACGTGCTGAATAA
- a CDS encoding translation initiation factor translates to MKNNDWKERLNVVYSTNPDFKYENVEKEETKTLDKKQQKLRVNIEKKGRSGKTVTLINGFIGTENDLKELGRLLKSKCGVGGSAKDGEILIQGEFKQRVIELLKAEGYTQTK, encoded by the coding sequence ATGAAAAATAACGATTGGAAAGAACGTCTGAATGTGGTTTATTCCACAAATCCTGATTTCAAGTATGAAAACGTTGAAAAGGAAGAGACTAAAACATTAGATAAAAAACAACAAAAGCTCCGTGTCAATATAGAAAAAAAAGGACGGAGTGGCAAAACCGTGACATTAATCAACGGGTTCATCGGAACAGAAAATGACCTGAAAGAGTTGGGTAGATTATTGAAAAGCAAATGTGGGGTAGGCGGTTCAGCAAAAGACGGGGAGATCCTTATTCAAGGAGAGTTCAAGCAACGGGTCATCGAGTTGTTGAAAGCTGAAGGATATACCCAGACCAAATAG
- a CDS encoding redox-sensing transcriptional repressor Rex — protein MDIRMHKFSDKVPEPTLRRLPWYLSNVKLMKEQGETYVSSTQISKQINVDASQIAKDLSYVNISGRTRVGYEIDALIEVLERFLGFTKMHKAFLFGVGSLGGALLRDSGLHHFGLEIVGAFDINPELVGKEINGIPIYHSDEFEVKMKSCDVNIGVLTVPINIAQEITDKMIAGGIKAVWNFTPFRIRVPENIVVQNTSLYAHLAVMFNRLNVIQE, from the coding sequence ATGGATATACGTATGCATAAATTCTCGGATAAAGTGCCTGAGCCGACTTTGCGCAGACTTCCGTGGTATCTTTCGAATGTGAAACTGATGAAAGAACAGGGAGAAACGTACGTGTCTTCTACCCAAATATCCAAGCAAATCAATGTGGATGCTTCCCAAATAGCGAAAGATCTTTCTTATGTAAATATATCCGGCCGTACACGTGTGGGATATGAGATTGATGCGTTGATAGAGGTGCTGGAGCGTTTCTTGGGATTTACCAAGATGCATAAAGCTTTTTTGTTTGGTGTTGGTAGTTTGGGAGGTGCTTTGTTGCGCGACTCGGGCCTGCATCATTTTGGATTAGAGATAGTAGGTGCGTTTGATATTAACCCCGAACTGGTGGGAAAGGAAATAAATGGAATTCCTATTTATCATTCGGATGAATTTGAGGTAAAAATGAAATCCTGTGATGTCAATATCGGGGTGTTGACTGTGCCTATTAATATAGCACAGGAGATAACAGATAAGATGATAGCGGGTGGCATTAAGGCAGTTTGGAACTTTACACCGTTCCGTATTCGTGTACCGGAAAATATTGTGGTGCAGAATACATCACTTTATGCCCATCTGGCTGTAATGTTTAACAGATTAAATGTAATTCAAGAATAA
- a CDS encoding fumarylacetoacetate hydrolase family protein: MKIIAVGMNYVAHCHELHADENLPEEPVIFMKPDSALLKDSKPFFIPDFSQQVDYETELVVRINRLGKNIAPRFASRYYDAVTVGIDFTARDLQRQFREEGKPWELCKGFDSSAAIGDFVSVDRFKDIQNLNFHLDIDGKTVQRGNTADMLFKVDEIIAYVSRFFTLKIGDLLYTGTPVGVGPVSIGQHLQGYLEGEKLLDFYVR, from the coding sequence ATGAAGATTATAGCCGTAGGAATGAACTACGTTGCACATTGCCACGAGTTGCATGCTGATGAGAATTTGCCGGAAGAACCGGTTATTTTTATGAAACCGGATTCGGCTCTGCTGAAAGACAGCAAGCCGTTTTTTATTCCTGATTTTTCTCAGCAGGTGGATTATGAGACAGAATTGGTAGTACGTATTAATCGTTTGGGAAAGAATATTGCTCCGCGTTTTGCCAGTCGGTATTATGATGCGGTGACGGTAGGAATAGATTTTACGGCACGTGACCTTCAGCGGCAGTTTCGGGAGGAAGGTAAGCCTTGGGAGCTGTGTAAAGGGTTTGATAGCTCGGCTGCCATAGGTGATTTTGTGTCGGTAGACAGATTTAAGGATATACAGAATTTGAACTTTCATTTGGATATAGATGGAAAAACGGTGCAGAGAGGTAACACTGCAGATATGTTGTTTAAGGTGGATGAGATAATCGCATACGTTAGCCGGTTTTTTACATTAAAGATTGGGGATTTGCTTTATACAGGGACTCCCGTGGGAGTAGGGCCAGTCAGTATAGGACAGCATTTGCAGGGGTATTTGGAAGGTGAAAAATTATTAGATTTTTATGTAAGATGA
- the ispF gene encoding 2-C-methyl-D-erythritol 2,4-cyclodiphosphate synthase, which translates to MKIRVGFGFDVHQLVSGRELWLGGIKFEHELGLLGHSDADVLIHAICDALLGAANMRDIGYHFPDTAGEFKNIDSKILLAETVDLIAAKGYKVGNVDATICAERPKLKARIPEMQLVLAHLMRIDVDDVSVKATTTEKLGFTGREEGISAYATVLIEKAE; encoded by the coding sequence ATGAAAATAAGAGTAGGATTTGGATTTGATGTGCACCAACTGGTAAGCGGTCGTGAATTATGGCTTGGAGGAATAAAATTTGAACATGAATTGGGGCTATTGGGACACTCGGATGCCGATGTATTGATTCATGCTATTTGTGACGCTTTGCTGGGAGCGGCCAATATGCGTGATATAGGTTATCATTTTCCTGATACTGCAGGCGAATTCAAGAATATTGATAGCAAGATTTTATTGGCTGAAACGGTGGACCTGATTGCTGCAAAAGGGTATAAAGTAGGTAACGTGGACGCAACGATTTGCGCTGAACGTCCTAAATTGAAGGCGCGGATTCCGGAAATGCAGTTGGTGCTTGCTCATTTGATGAGGATTGATGTGGATGATGTTTCCGTAAAGGCTACCACTACAGAGAAGCTGGGATTCACGGGCAGGGAGGAAGGTATTTCTGCTTACGCCACTGTATTAATAGAGAAAGCGGAATGA